The DNA sequence cctttactagactcctagACTGACCTCACTAACTCATTCACTAGgggaccacaccctttactagactcctagtgggacACAGACGGACTGACTCCTAGCCAGGAGgggaccacaccctttactaggACACACTAGGTGGGACACACCCTTTACTAGACCTCACACTCACACTAGGGACAAGAGACtctgagcgcacacacacacactagacacacacacacagtgactagTGTAATCTCTGATGTGGTAGTCTGTGGTAGACAAGGCTCACATCACTGTCTGTCATTATCATCTTTTCAGGAGCAAGCTAATGGTACCACACCCTTTACTactcctagtgggaccacaccctttactagactcctagGGACCACACCCTTTACTTTACTTtagactcctagtgggaccacaccctttactagactcctagtgggaccacaccctttactagactcctagtgggaccacaccctttactagactcctagtgggaccacaccctttactagactcctagtCCTAGtggaccacaccctttactagactctagactagtgggaccacaccctttactagactcctagtgggaccacaccctttactagactcctagtgggaccacaccctttactagactcctagtgggaccacaccacaccctttactagactcctagtgggaccacaccctttactagtggtgggaccacaccctttactagactcccACACCCTTTAGACtgggaccacaccctttactagactcaGTGGGacacaccctttactagactcctagtgggaccacaccctttactagactcctagtgggaccacaccctttactagactcctagtgggGGGGGCATATGTACACGCCacatatgtcggctcaattggAAAATTACCTTTAAAATGCTGCATTGTTCAAATCCCTGATCGGCTTGACTCTTGGCCGACGTTAAAACTATCATTCTGATCTATGGACGGTCCGAGCATTGAAAGCTCCGTTAGTGAAATTTAGACAAGTCTAATGTCTGGTTCCATTCCTCCAGCCCCATCACTCAGCTGTTTACTAAAACAGTGGAGGGGTTTCCGAGAACTGCAGATTGAAAATCACCTTTAGGGTTTTAGATAACCTGACAACGTTTCTCCATCCAGACTCCAAAACAGTGGGACCACAcctttactagactcctagtgggaccacaccctttactagactcctagtgggaccacaccTTTACTAGACATCCTAGTGGGAACATTTAACTTGAATCCGATCCAAAGTGAACTCTGCTTGTTGACAATGTGCCTTTAAAGAGTTTTAGTGCCTTTGTCAGTTTATTCATGTGAAGACAGATTAATAGTTGTTCAATAACAATGTTAAAATCAAACATGGTTAGTGAACAATGAACCTTCATAAAACAAATGTCCTTTGAGATATAATACCACTCAGGTTACTGTCTTCATCATAGATGACAGGGACTCCCTGGTGCcaagacactgactgactgctctctAGAATACAACTGACTTTCTACCAGGTTCTACAAGTTCTGTCCATTTTTAAAGCAGCTGCAGCAGAACGGTTTCTCTCCAGAGTGAACTCCCTGGTGGAGTTTTAGATAACCTGACTACGTTTCTCTCCAGAGTGAACTCCCTGGTGGAGTTTTAGATAACCTGACTACGTTTCTCTCCAGAGTGAACTCCCTGGTGGAGTTTTAGAtaacctacactctaaccactaggctacctgacactcCCACTGGGCTACCTGGCCCCTAGTAcctttctaaccactaggctacctgccgccctacactctaaccactaggctacctgccgcctctacactttaaccactaggctacctgccgcctctacactctaaccactaggctaccctgccacctctacactctaaccactagactacctgccacctctacactctaaccactagtgcctgcccctacactctaaccactaggctaccctgccaccgctaaccactagactacctgccgcctctacactctaaccactaggctaccctgccgcctctacactctaaccactctaccctgccgcctctacctctaaccactaggctacctgccgcctctaccctctaaccactaggctaccctgccgcctctacactctaaccactaggctaccctgccgcccttacactctaaccactaggctacctgccgccctacactctaaccactagactaccctccacctctacactctaaccactaggctacctgccgccccctacactctaactactctaaccactctaaccactaggctacctgccgcctctacactctaaccactaggctacctgccgcctctacactctaaccactaggctacctgccactccggACTCATCAATAAGTGAATGTTATGATGATACACAGCTTGTAGAACCAAAACATACCACCGCCTCTGCTCAACAAACTCGAACACAAATCGATTTGGGGGTGCTGCAGTTTGTGAATTATATTGTGCTTATTACCCTCACAGCAGTCAAGCCTCTGTAATGGCTCGACGGAATGCCGTGGCAATCTAGTACCTAGACCTCCTTCCACAAGGTATCAATAAATCATATCCTCTGTATGTATGGCAACCACAAATGTACATTGCTTAAAGCCACTTTTACAAATGACGACTCCAATAAGCCCCTTATTGTGAACGAGAGGCTTGTAGAATCATTTCCTCATTCACCGGTAGGGGGTCCTGCGTGCTCTGGTGCTCGGGGCATTACTGACTCGCAAGAAATTAGTCGAAATTAGTCGAAAGAGgagttattttatttatttaaatgattCAAAGATCAGAGTCTGTAAAAAGAGCCAAACTTTCCATCACTACAATGCAAAATATTTCCCACAAACAGAACACTGGtggggtttctctcctgtgtgtattttctgGTGAACTTTAAGAGAACCCAACGACATAAAGAAATCTCCACAAACAGAACACGGATGCCTTCTTTCTTCATGTGTGGTCCTCATGTGGTCTCTCAGGGTTTTCATCGTTGGGAAGCGTTTGCCACAATCGCTGCAGAGGCACGATGGATTCTCTGGTTGGTCGGTCTCTGGTTTCTCTCCCAAGTAGATATGTTTTAGTTCATTTGATGACGTAAGGGAACTGACACAAAGAGGACATTTATATGGATTCTCTGCTTTGTGAGTTCTCATATGCCTCGTCAGAACCATCTTGTTTTGGAAACATTTGCCACACGCTATGCAGGTAAAtgatttctcccctgtgtgcatTCTCATGTGCAGTCTCAGGCTAATGTTATGAAGGAAACATTTGCCACATTCTTTGCAGCTATTagatttctcccctgtgtgtgtcaTCATGTGTTTAACCAGGAGAGATTTGATGGGGAAACGTTTGTTGCATTGAGAACATTCGTGAAGATTCTCTCCACCACTGTGAGTCATCATATGCAGTCTCAGGCTAATTTTATGCCGGAAACATTTACCACATTCTTGGCAACAAAacgatttctctcctgtgtgaattttCATGTGCATTCTCAGGTTACTGTTAACAGAAAAACATTTGCCACATTCTGTGCAGCTGTAAGGTTTCACCCCTGTGTGAGTTCTCATGTGCAGTCTCAGGCTAATGTTATGACTGAAACATTTGTCACATTCTTTACAGCTAaacggtttctcccctgtgtgcgtTCTCATGTGTTTAACCAGGTCTGACTTGACAGGGAAGCGTTTGTTGCATTGTGTGCATCCGTGCGGTTTCTCTCCACTGTGAGTTCTCTCGTGGCGTCTTAGAATGGTTGTTGAAGTAAAGCACTTTTCACACACAGAACACTTAaaaggtttctcccctgtgtgagtTCTCACGTGCTCTTCTAAGCCAGTCTTTGTCCTGTAGCACTTGACACAATCATTGCAGCGATACGATTTCTCTTCGGTGTGAATTTTCTTGTGGTGTTTAAGGTTGTACTTTGATTTAAAGTGTTTTTCACATGTCGGACACTGGTACAGTTGATCTTCAATGTGAATTCTCTGGTGTTTCTTTAGGTCTTTCGCTGATTTAAAGTGTTTTTCACACGTCGGACACTGACTGGATTTCTCTCCGGTGTGGCATCTCATATGAGTTTTCAGATGGTTTGGTAGTTTAAAGCTTTTACTGCACACGTGACACGTCGGTGATTCCTCCTCTGTGTGATTCTTCATATGTTTCTTCCATTGTTTTAACAAGTTAAATGATTTGCCACATTTCTTGCAGTGATGATTATTTTCAGTTGAGTGAATTCTCTGATGCGTTTTTAAACCGCCTAGTGTCTGATAGCGTTTACTGCACACAGGACATTTGAATGGTTTCTTATTTGCGTGAGACTTTAATGGTTCTTTCAGCTCACTGGTTGTCTTGGCCTCAGTGCAGACTTGAGAGCTTTGTCGTTTCTCTGCCTGTGTCCTCCTTGATCTGAGGGTCTTTAACACAGGCTCCTCGCTCTCATCCTCATCCACACTTACAATGATTTCACTGTGAGCTGCAGAACAGTCTGGATTTactgcagagaggagcagagagtcACTGGTTGGTTCTGATACTCTGTAGTCCTCTCCATTAGGTTCTGTTTGGGTCTGTTCAGTTGTGTTGGTGGGTAgagagtccctctctctctctctgtcccgatCAGAGTACTTTTCCACACAGGGAGGAGCAGTAAATATGAACTCTACAACATCTGTGGAATCAGACTCAAGTCTgtgaagctgctcttcctcctgactCGTCCCGAGTTCCTCCGGACTCGTCCCGAGTTCCGCCTGACTCGTCCCGAGTTCCGCCTGACTCGTCCCGAGTTCCGCCTGACTCGTCCCGAGTTCCGCCTGACTCGTCCCGAGTTCCGCCTGACTCGTCCCGAGTTCCGCCTGACTCGTCCCGAGTTCCGCCTGACTCGTCCCGAGTTCCTCCTGACTCGTCCCGAGTTCCTCCTGACTCGTCCCGAGTTCCTCCTGACTCGTCCCGAGTTCCTCCTGACTCGTCCCTagttcctcctgttcctctttaaTCTGTGTGGGCTCTGTGTCCTGCTGCCCCAGACTGGGGCTCCACTCCTGCTCACAGTGCTGCTGCTCAGGGGGAACCTCCTCTTCAGGGACAGTTAGCTGCTGGGGGTCTGGAGAGAAGGAGACGGAATAATTAGCCAGTTtgacaaaaacaaagaaatgtATTATTTATCCAAATACACTCGTGTGtctactttaactatgccactttgtttacatactcatctcatatgtatatactgtactcgataccatctactgtatcttgcctatgctgctctgtaccatcactcattcatatatccttatgtacatattctttatccccttacactgtgtataagacagtagtttaggaattgttagtaagattacttgttggttattactgcattgtcggaactagaagcacaagcatttcgctacactcgcattaacatctgctaaccatgtgtatgtgacaaataaatgttgatttgctGAGGCTAAAGGGATATCAAACAGCATATAGTAGTGAATCTAGCTGGGAGGTTGGCTGCTCTTTGCTTTGGCCACAATGACAAATGACAATGGATGAAAGGGCTTAGCTAGATATCTACTTACATTAGTCTACATCACATCCCAGAGGGCTTAGCTAGATATCTACTTACattaggctgcatcacatcccTGAGGGCTTAGCTACTTACATTAGGCTACATCACATCCCAGAGGGCTTAGCTACTTACattaggctgcatcacatcccaGAGGGCTTAGCTACTTACATTAGGCTACATCACATCCCAGAGGGCTTAGCTAGATATCTACTTACattaggctgcatcacatcccaGAGGGCTTAGCTAGAGATCTACTTACattaggctgcatcacatcccaGAGGGCTTAGCTACTTACATTAGGCTACATCACATCCCAGAGGGCTTAGCTACTTACattaggctgcatcacatcccaGAGGGCTTAGCTACTTACattaggctgcatcacatcccaGAGGGCTTAGCTAATTACATTAGGCTACATCACATCCCAGAGGGCTTAGCTACTTACATTAGGCTACATCACATCCCAGAGGGCTTAGCCAATTACATTAGGCTACATCACATCCCAGAGGGCTTAGCTATGTAACGTCCCAGAGGGCTTAGCCAATTACATTAGGCTACATCACATCCCAGAGGGCTTAGCCAATTACATTAGGCTACATCACATCCCAGAGGGCTTAGCCAATTACattaggctgcatcacatcccaGAGGCCTTAGCTACTTACattaggctgcatcacatcccaGAGGGCTTAGCCAATTACATTAGGCTACATCACATCCCAGAGGGCTTAGCTACTTACATTAGGCTACATCACATCCCAGAGGGCTTAGCCAATTACATTAGGCTACATCACATCCCAGAGGGCTTAGCCAATTACATTAGGCTACATCACATCCCAGAGGGCTTAGCCAATTACATTAGGCTACATCACATCCCAGAGGGCTTAGCCAATTACATTAGGCTACATCACATCCCAGAGGGCTTAGCCAATTACATTAGGCTACATCACATCCCAGAGGGCTTAGCCAATTACattaggctgcatcacatcccaGAGGGCTTAGCTAATTACATTAGGCTACATCACATCCCAGAGGGCTTAGCCAATTACATTGGGCTACATCACATCCCAGAGGGCTTAGCCAATTACATTAGGCTACATCACATCCCAGAGGGCTTATCTAATTACattaggctgcatcacatcccaGAGGGCGTAGCTAGATATCTACTTACATTAGGCTACATCACATTACTCGTATGTGTGGTTGGCCAGCAAcacaccaccctgcatcccactgctggtttACCACtcaagctaagcagggtcggtcctggtcggtccctggatgggagaccagctGGAAGTAGTGTTGGAGGGACAGTAGGAGGCACTGTTTCATCTAgtctaaaaaaaaatatcccGATGCCCcaaggcagtgattggggacattgccctgtgtagggtctttcagatgggacgttaaacaggtATTCTGACTTAACTGCTAACGGAAAGTCTGCTGAATAATACATTCCTTTAGATATTTTATTTCAGATTCCCAGTTATAATGACCAACAGTCCAAGCCCACCGCCACAGGAAATGGAATTGTATTTAATTAAACGTCCGGCTTCCCGCGGACTGTTCAGGTTTTTTTGCAAGGCAATTCAAAGCAACACTAACGTAAATAGGCCAATGGCTATTTGAATAGACAAGGCCATCGATCAcgtgacaccattcattcctaCGTGAAGACTCAATAGCGCATTTGAAGCCGGTTATGATGGCCTCTCATGTGGGAACGTATGTAGACTAATGCCTCGTTTAAAACGGGGAACTCGGAAATatccgacttcagtgcgttcaaaacaactgggaactcgattTTTTTTAACGGTCATCcatttctagagctccgactttccgatcgctgacgtcatgatttgaacTCGTATTTTCCGAGTTCCCatttgttttgaacgcggcattaAGATGCGACGTTTCAGCTACTCCAGAGAGTGACGTTGCAGGCTTGCTCAGTGGTgtactgcaggctgccattaCCTAAAATTGTCCTTAACTTGTGTGTACATCTGGAGTAATGGAAGCATTTATTGGTACAATAATTGTTTTCGAAATGCGTTTATTTATACGAAGATTGGCATGTGGATGAGAGCGAGGAACCTGTGTTAAAGACCCTCAAATCAAGGAGGACACAGGCAGAGAAACGAAAAAGCTCTCAAGTCTGCACTGAGGCCAAGAAAACCAGTGAGCTGAAAGAACCATTGAACTCACATTTCGAAATGTGTTTATTTACACGAAAATCGCCATtttcctattccctataatggGTTGTCTTGTTTTCAGCGAACAATGCCGGCAGTACCGCGGGCGGTGGCTTCCCTGGGAGGGCCATTCGTTCTCCCCGGAAATACACCGGCGTTGCTTAAAAACAGCTCATTCTAGCCATGCTGTGGGCTAAACTAGCTGCCCCTCTCTGGTGGTTATTTGTTACCCGTATAAcccaccctctctcgctctcttttaaGACCTATCTACGAACCTGCTCCCAACTCCAGAAGAAGCCTCCGTAGACGTTCAATCTCCTGCTTTGAACTAGAGAGCTCTTGTTCAAGCGTCGTTTCCACCGCCGCCATTATCTCAACAGTCACTGCTGCTAGTGGCTCCTGGTACTGGGCTATACACCTTTCTTCTATCCCAAATATGTTCACAGCTGCCGATATTAATCGCTTGGCTATAAACACAGTCAACAACTGTTGTTTCGACATTATGAAGAAACATTTATCTTGAGACTGTCGTCTATGGGCTTCTTCTTCTTTAAGGTTTACAGACTACATCCTAAAAATGTCCATTGCCGCCACCTACTGGGTGGCGTTAAAAACTGATACTTTAACCAAAAAATTAAATAATTATAttttcagtaccagtcaaaagttgggacacacctactcattcaagggtttttctttattttaactattttctacattgtataaaaatagtgaagacatcagaactatgaaataacacatatggtatcatgtagtaaccaaaaaagtgttaaacaaatcatatattttagattcttcaaagtagccaacctttgcctctatgacagctttgcatactcttgatattctctcaaccagcttcatgagttagccacctggaatgcatttaaatgaacagttgtgccttgttaaaagttaatttatgtACTTGAGccagtctgttgtgttgtgacaaggtgggggtggtatacagaagatagcccgatttggtaaaagaccaagtccatattatggcaagaacagctcaaagaagcaaagagaaacgacagcccatcattactttaagacatggtgaGTCAATATGGGAAATTTCAAgacctttgaaagtttcttcaagtgcagttgcaaacaccaccaagcgctatgatgtaactggctctcatgaggacctatTAAATAATACAAAGAAGACAACTAGATTTAGCTTTTAAGTTTTACTTACTAAATAATTTctaaataaaacaaattaaatgGATTTTAACACAATTGTGTGAAATCCTAtgccactgtgattattattatttgaccctgctggtcgtctatgaacatttgaacatcttggccatgttctgttataatctctacccggcacagccagaagaggactggccacctctcatagcctggttcctctctacccagtacagccagaagaggactggccacccctcagagcctggttcctctctacccagtacagccagaagaggactggccacctctcatagcctggttcctctctacccagtacagccagaagaggactggccacctctcatagcctggttcctctctaggtttcttcctaggttctgtttttttctagggagtttttcctagccaccgtgcttctacacctgcattgcttgctgtttggggttttaggctgggtttctgtacagcactttgagatatcagctgatgtacgaagggctatataaatacattttattgatcATCTTCTACCGAGGTAACATACAATTTTTTTTCCAAACATTGCTTTCTTGTGTCAGCAATTAAACATTGATCTTAGGGGAGGGCTAGTTACCCCCCAGTACCCTAGGTAATAAACTGCGCTGCCTGTTGGATGCATCGACTAGAGCAGAAACTAGACATTATAATAGCCTATCTAATAGACCCAATGAAATGAGAGATGCGCGTGGTTATGTGTTGCATAGCTACTTTGGGCATGTGAACTCATCATGGTCAGAAAAGGTGAGAAATGTATAATGCAGTGGTTATGAtatacattcagaaagtattcagaccccttgactttttacacattttgttacgttacagccttattatacaGCCAATCAACACAcactaccccgtaatgacaaatcaacaacagaaatatcacatttacataagtgttcagaccctttactcagtactttgttgaagcacctttggtagcgattagtctagtcttctttggtatgacactacaagcttggtaaACCtgtatttctcccattcttctctgcagatcctctgaagctctgtcaggttggatggggagcgttgctgcacagctattttcaggtctctccaaagatgtttgatcgggttcaagtcgaggttctggctgggccactcaaggacattcagagacttgtcccaaagccactcctgcgttgtctcggctgtgtgcttagggtcgtcgtcctgttggaaggtgaaccttcgccccagtctgaggtcctaagctctggagcaggttttcatcaaagatcaaTTTCAAGTCAAAaagcaaaggggctgaatacttatgtaaataaggtatttcttttttgttttcattttgtcattatgggggattgtgacgtcattgtggggtattgtgaggtcattatggggtattgtgaggtcattatggggtattgtgatgtcattatggggtattgtgatgtcactatggggtattttgtgtatattgatgtgtttttattttttatttaacccattttagaatagggctgtaacgtaacaaaatgtggaaaatgtcaagcgGTCTGagtactttcagaatgcactgtatgtattatGTTAATAAATTACATTTAGTCTACTTGAGGCTTAAGTATTCAGACGCATAGCCGCAGGAAGTAGGGCTGCTGAAGCACACCGAGAAATCGTAATaataataaacatatatatatatatagatatatatatccTATATAAAAATATTCCTCACAAAAGTAGCACActggacctttactagtcctgtattaacggaCCGATATAGCCATCTGTAGCTAGGGCAAATTATTGCATCTTGTTATTatatttagctacctgttttttGTTATAAATACGAGTTTAATCATATATTCTCAATTTACGCAAGGTTACTACTAATAAGCTACCTTTGCCTTCCTGCAAAGCAATAGATCTACTTCAACCACTGGAAACTGCACACGCAGGATGCGTCTAACGTTCGCGGGAGGATGAGCACGTCAAGTTCAGTTTTTATAAATGACTCGTGTGAAAACTGGCGCACTGATGTTTTGGGAGATATGTTGTGGGTTTGCAACGTTTCTAAATGAGTCACCTGCGTCTCAATATGACTGACTCCAaactacaaataataataatactgtagcgacccgcacagacagctgtgtgttatgtgttaggctaggaggtggttgtgttgtactgaccagtacccggtgttcgcggggtccgacctgtcaatcaacctgctatctgccaatcacgggaatgcctggaatgttctgatgccgggcatcctggtggttggcggagtggcgtggagggggcggggcattggaagttaagaccaggttcagcctttgttctctctctcttacgtctgggcttcacaagagaaggtcacgattggcttgtgggttatctgtcatctatttggcgtgtgctacggcccaaacagtagcctgtgtaaagttggtgtaataaaccgtcaattcgtaaactcaagcctctgtctggacaattgttcatttatgatctagtcaggtcattacaatacaaacaaaaacaatcCAGGGCCACTCAGGCACGAAAATGGCGTGAAGCTAAAATGGGTCTCTCCTGTCTTGTAATTCTATATCTATGTTGTCGCTAGAATTGTTTACTTGTATCCATAACAACAGAAGTTCAACAATGATTTAGAACTTCCGATATTGTGCTTCTTGGCTGGAGTTTGGGTAAGTACAAAACATTACCGAGAAGAAGGTCTTTATTA is a window from the Oncorhynchus gorbuscha isolate QuinsamMale2020 ecotype Even-year unplaced genomic scaffold, OgorEven_v1.0 Un_scaffold_2509, whole genome shotgun sequence genome containing:
- the LOC124025882 gene encoding oocyte zinc finger protein XlCOF6-like; the encoded protein is MSKQQLLTVFIAKRLISAAVNIFGIEERCIAQYQEPLAAVTVEIMAAVETTLEQELSSSKQEIERLRRLLLELGADPQQLTVPEEEVPPEQQHCEQEWSPSLGQQDTEPTQIKEEQEELGTSQEELGTSQEELGTSQEELGTSQEELGTSQAELGTSQAELGTSQAELGTSQAELGTSQAELGTSQAELGTSQAELGTSPEELGTSQEEEQLHRLESDSTDVVEFIFTAPPCVEKYSDRDRERERDSLPTNTTEQTQTEPNGEDYRVSEPTSDSLLLSAVNPDCSAAHSEIIVSVDEDESEEPVLKTLRSRRTQAEKRQSSQVCTEAKTTSELKEPLKSHANKKPFKCPVCSKRYQTLGGLKTHQRIHSTENNHHCKKCGKSFNLLKQWKKHMKNHTEEESPTCHVCSKSFKLPNHLKTHMRCHTGEKSSQCPTCEKHFKSAKDLKKHQRIHIEDQLYQCPTCEKHFKSKYNLKHHKKIHTEEKSYRCNDCVKCYRTKTGLEEHVRTHTGEKPFKCSVCEKCFTSTTILRRHERTHSGEKPHGCTQCNKRFPVKSDLVKHMRTHTGEKPFSCKECDKCFSHNISLRLHMRTHTGVKPYSCTECGKCFSVNSNLRMHMKIHTGEKSFCCQECGKCFRHKISLRLHMMTHSGGENLHECSQCNKRFPIKSLLVKHMMTHTGEKSNSCKECGKCFLHNISLRLHMRMHTGEKSFTCIACGKCFQNKMVLTRHMRTHKAENPYKCPLCVSSLTSSNELKHIYLGEKPETDQPENPSCLCSDCGKRFPTMKTLRDHMRTTHEERRHPCSVCGDFFMSLGSLKVHQKIHTGEKPHQCSVCGKYFAL